Genomic DNA from Paramisgurnus dabryanus chromosome 11, PD_genome_1.1, whole genome shotgun sequence:
AACACAcgttctttatttatatttttttcacattacaAAATAACAATAAACTCGTCCAAATTATAGTATAAAGAAGTGTTTTCCTTCAATGTTCTGTCCATGTCATCTAttttaaagtaatattttaaaggGGCACTGTcataagatgtaaaataaatctttggtgtccccagagtacatatgtgaagttttagctcaaaataccatatagataatttattatgacatgttaaaattgccactttgtagtaTAAGAAATAAGGTGccattttggggtgtgtcctttaaatgcaaatgagatctctgcagtgctgtggttggatagtgcagattaagggtcgGTATTATTCCCTTATTACATCACAGTGGAAGCCatatttcaattacctattttttcacatgcttgcgaAGAATGgcttatcaaaactaagttactgtgttctttttcaaatttcctacgttgatagaagcactgaggacccaattatagcacttacacatgaaaaagtcagattatcatgatatgtcccctttaagatatgtcagggcaaagtgtttttaattgaaggcagctcaaacatttagtctgggactagaataagccctgtctgggacaCTCATCCTAAGAGTCCAGTCTCATATCTCCCATCATATTATgtcaatattaattattatctGATAAGTTAACCTTTTGACAAAGTAAATATTTGCAtaattttgtaataaataatatttacataaaaagaCAACTTTATCTGAAACCTTCatatttatgtaaatattaatgTAACCAGCagttaaaacaataaataaataaagttttacaaaTTATAATTTCAGTTACAGCGAGAACACATTTTGAATAAAGTTtacaaggtaaaaatgtaaaataatgcaGGTGTATTCTAATTAAATGAAGCGGGATCTTTTATTATGTATGTGGTCTAGAACCATTTTACTTTCATTAGCTGACATGTTATGAGAGCATCGTTGAAATCCCGCCCTTTCTGCAGCTGCTTCACGTCACGCCCCGGATCCCCTGGCTCTGTCCAATCATTGCGCTAGATCGGGGACGAGCGCAGAGCGCGGCGGGTTGTTCTGGAAGGGGCGGAGTTCATTTTTCGAGCTCGTGTGGGGCGCGTTCTGTCCGAAAGAGAGCGCGTGAGAATTTGCGTTCGCTGttaagtttgtgtgtgtgctcacTTACTTCTGTTCTGCTCCGGAATATTAGAATCTCCACAGAGCGAGTTTTAGGAGAGTGACCTCCTTTTGCCTCGAGGAGTTTGAAAGCCTTGATTCTCACTGAAAACTCTCGTCGTGATCAGTGAAATCATGTCTGCATCAGCGGCTAAAGTCAGTAAAAAGGAACTCAACTCGAACCACGATGGAGCGGACGAGACCTCGGGTAAGCGACAACGAACGGCCgccatttttactttattttctaACACCGGAGGGTTTTCGATCGATACCATCGCTGTATAATGAGCGGGGACTCGAGTGTGCCTAGCTGATGTCGACGGTAGCGTTGCGCTGTGGTTATGATTGGCCGTGGGTCCGGCTGGATGCTCGCGAACGAGCGGCCGTTGTCGGAGGCCATGTTTGATTTCTGTCCGTCCGCGCCACAAAGCCCCATTATGAAAAGCGCAAACGCCGTtacattttaaactgcattacgTAGGACTTTCTTTGTACCCCTCGAACgggctgtttgtaataaaaatgcGCACTTTAATAAAGAGCATGAAACGCGGCGAGCGGAAACCATCGCGCGCGGCTTTATTGTTGTTCTTTAGCTTAGCCGAGCCGCATCTCCGCCATGATGCAGCGCGTGCTAATTGTTGTTTATGGTCTTTAAAGGATGAACGATGAAAGAAATAAACTCTAAAGCAATTTTAAACATGCTTCTAACATCCGTGCCGTTCGGGCTCGCTGCGGAAACAGGTGCAGCGCGAGCTCGCGGAGCCTAAAACAATTCCGTGCACATTTAAACCACGCGGCATATGCGCGCCTAGGTCTGATCTCAGTGCATCAGACTGTCCAGAAACCGTACAGTTAACCACACCAACTTTTCTCAATAAAACGTGCACGATTGATTACTTTAATAGCTTTTTATTAATACTTGTGTGGTTTCCAAAATTTAACGGTGTTTATGCGTTAAGCGCGTGTTTGAGTGTAATCGCAAATAAGtgtaaaaatatgaaattaagaACCTCAGTTTACCTACACTGatgtattgttgttgttttgatgctTTGCGTCTCATTGTTTATTTGTTACACTGTTTTTCTCATTTAGAAAAAGAGCAACAGGAAGCCATTGAGCACATTGATGAAGTACAAAATGAAATCGACAGGTATGATGATGCTTTACGATTTGTTTAtgtaaaacaaacattgtttaaATTAGAAGTAAAATGATAGTTTTAtaacattatatatttaaacaatATTAAGTAGCAATTTGGTTTGCaacctctgcttttaaacatctagaaattcaaaaaaaaagttttgttggAAAATCTTTGTTTTGAATATTTGTGAACGGTGGAAAAGTTGAAAAGACAAATTTTCCCTGATCCCATCCAGACTGAACGAGCAAGCGAGTGAGGAAATTCTCAAAGTTGAACAGAAATACAACAAACTTCGCCAGCCGTTCTTTCAGAAGAGGTCAGAACTCATAGCCAAAATACCAAATTTTTGGGTCACAACATTTGTCAACCATCCACAAGGTAAGGTCCAATACAATctgttatacatttatttcatggtgCTTTTTTGTTTAATGTGATATGTAAGAAATCATGTTTAAGTTAAACTTCGCCTATGTAGTCTCAGCTCTTCTTGGTGAGGAGGATGAGGAGGCGCTGCACTATCTGACCAGAGTAGAGGTGACAGAGTTTGAAGACATTAAATCAGGCTACAGAATAGATTTTGTAAGTATTAataatctttattttgttttcacgACTTGAAgctgtttgatttttttacttacCGCCTCTCTGTGCTTTTCAGTATTTCGATGAAAACATGTATTTTGAGAACAAAGTCCTCTCCAAAGAAATTCACCTGAACGAAAGTGGAGACCCAACTTCAAAGTCAACAGAGATCAAATGGAAGCCAGGAAAGGTacttaaataaatgaaataatttttcacCCCACCCACACGATTGTATTCTCTCAGAAAACTGTtcagtttgtttaaatgtaaaacGTTTTTGTACGTTTAAAGGACCTCACGAGCCGCTCCAGTCAGACACAGAGTAAAGCTGGCAAGAAGAGACAACACGAAGAACCAGAGAGTTTCTTTACCTGGTTTTCGGATCATGCGGATTCAGGAGCGGACGAATTGGGCGAAGTTATTAAAGACGACATTTGGCCAAATCCTCTACAATACTACCTGGTAAATCTTGTCATCGTTTTTTGAAAAACAGCTACACGTGTCATTTTGTGTGAGGTTATGCTCGTACGTTTTGGATTTTGCCGAAGCTGTACATGGTTTCGTAATGTTTCCAGTCAGTTAAATGATGTGGTTGGATTATTCTTCCTTTTTAAGCAGCTGAATGGAAATTCA
This window encodes:
- the seta gene encoding SET nuclear proto-oncogene a, whose product is MSASAAKVSKKELNSNHDGADETSEKEQQEAIEHIDEVQNEIDRLNEQASEEILKVEQKYNKLRQPFFQKRSELIAKIPNFWVTTFVNHPQVSALLGEEDEEALHYLTRVEVTEFEDIKSGYRIDFYFDENMYFENKVLSKEIHLNESGDPTSKSTEIKWKPGKDLTSRSSQTQSKAGKKRQHEEPESFFTWFSDHADSGADELGEVIKDDIWPNPLQYYLVPDMEDEEGEGEDEDEDEEGLDDIDEEGEDDGEEEDDDDGEDEGEDD